A stretch of Nitrospinota bacterium DNA encodes these proteins:
- a CDS encoding DUF190 domain-containing protein, with the protein MKKESDAILLRIFIGESDKHDGIPLSKYLVEFFKEEGLAGATVLRGVSGFGKSSKLHTTSILRLSDDLPIVIEVVDRKENIERVKPKLDKVIDEGLITEEEVKIILYEGRPKEDGN; encoded by the coding sequence ATGAAAAAAGAATCCGATGCTATTCTTTTAAGAATTTTTATCGGCGAGTCTGATAAACATGATGGAATACCTCTTTCTAAATATCTGGTCGAGTTTTTCAAGGAAGAAGGCCTTGCGGGAGCTACTGTATTAAGAGGTGTCAGTGGTTTTGGAAAATCAAGCAAACTTCATACTACATCCATTTTAAGATTGTCCGATGATCTTCCAATTGTGATAGAAGTGGTTGACCGGAAAGAAAATATCGAACGGGTTAAACCTAAACTTGATAAAGTGATCGATGAAGGCCTGATAACCGAGGAAGAAGTCAAAATAATTCTCTATGAAGGCCGACCAAAGGAAGATGGAAACTAG
- a CDS encoding GAF domain-containing protein — MVVVEDIAHDPRWEKYKAVPLKFGLRACWSAPILDCEGEVLGTFASYYTEPRKPTSEEIKLIKTSANFAALAIQNYNAQNELKNYAEELKRSNNDLRDFTQIASHDLQEPLRKISIFSDRLKSSKAYLNEQQLDDLDKMRNAAERMQTLIDDLLQFSQINSTGKPFRKVDLEEIASEVIEDLEVQINETRGEVKQADLPTIEADPFQMRQLFQNLIGNALKYHQPKTPPVIFLSSESIKNGSYSISVQDNGIGLDTKFSEKIFIPLERLHGRNSYDGSGIGLAICKKIVSRHNGKISVTSKIGEGSKFTIILPKRQPTSS; from the coding sequence ATGGTTGTCGTTGAGGATATTGCTCATGATCCCAGATGGGAAAAGTATAAGGCTGTTCCCTTAAAGTTTGGGCTGAGAGCCTGCTGGTCAGCACCCATTCTGGATTGTGAAGGTGAAGTATTGGGCACCTTCGCCAGTTATTACACCGAGCCACGCAAGCCGACTTCAGAAGAAATTAAGCTTATTAAAACCTCCGCCAATTTTGCGGCTCTTGCTATACAAAATTACAATGCCCAAAATGAATTAAAGAATTATGCGGAAGAACTCAAGAGAAGCAACAACGATCTCAGAGATTTCACCCAAATTGCCTCGCATGATTTACAGGAACCTTTGAGAAAAATTTCTATATTCAGCGATCGTCTTAAGTCCTCTAAAGCTTATCTAAATGAACAGCAACTGGACGATCTTGACAAAATGAGGAATGCCGCCGAAAGAATGCAGACGCTGATTGATGATCTGCTTCAATTTTCCCAGATAAATTCTACAGGGAAACCCTTCCGGAAAGTGGATCTTGAAGAAATTGCCAGCGAAGTCATTGAGGATCTGGAAGTTCAGATTAATGAAACCCGGGGAGAAGTCAAACAGGCTGACCTGCCTACTATTGAAGCTGACCCTTTTCAAATGCGTCAACTATTTCAAAACCTGATTGGAAATGCTTTGAAATATCACCAACCCAAAACACCTCCTGTTATTTTCCTGAGCAGCGAGTCCATTAAAAACGGATCATATAGTATCTCTGTGCAGGACAACGGTATAGGGTTGGACACAAAGTTTTCGGAAAAAATATTCATACCCCTTGAAAGACTTCATGGAAGAAATTCTTACGACGGTTCAGGAATTGGCCTGGCTATCTGCAAGAAAATAGTATCCCGCCACAATGGGAAAATATCTGTCACAAGCAAAATAGGAGAAGGAAGCAAGTTCACAATCATTCTGCCCAAAAGGCAACCCACCTCCTCCTGA
- a CDS encoding DUF4197 domain-containing protein has protein sequence MDSLSQDNSKVGVTSVYKDMMKQFLNFPFASDEALGLDTYVTEKAVSGLFVMLAEEEKNIRTNPQARVTDLLKQVFGG, from the coding sequence ATGGATTCCTTATCTCAGGATAACTCTAAGGTTGGCGTGACCTCGGTATATAAAGACATGATGAAACAATTTTTGAATTTTCCATTTGCCTCCGATGAAGCATTGGGCCTCGATACTTATGTGACCGAAAAAGCTGTATCTGGATTGTTTGTGATGCTGGCCGAAGAAGAAAAAAATATCAGGACAAACCCTCAGGCAAGGGTTACCGATCTTTTAAAGCAGGTATTTGGTGGCTAA
- a CDS encoding RiPP maturation radical SAM protein 1 has protein sequence MPLKIALINMPFGFHIYPSIQLGTLSTLLKKHGCEVKSHYLNLQFAHQLGLPVYNQLCEKRFLVGEWLFSHPLFGDNTRNQDYMNHFAPHIEDVCQSIERPKEFLVDVKTKMVPEFLQWSRDAYDWGSFDVVGFSSTFNQNIASLTLAKWIKEKFPHLKILFGGSNFESEMGMEYFRALPWIDYVVPGEAEDVLPKLVNYLEQGDGPVPRGVIHRCEGEVLYDAPEAMFGNFQDYAAPDYDDFFDQLREIDPHSSLLENPVILYETARGCWWGEKHHCTFCGLNASTMKFRSKPIEQVHTDLTKLSNKYDSFRFRLVDNILEMKYIDGVFGGLAENNYDLHFFIEVKSNLTKKQIKTLAQGGAKVIQPGIESFSTNQLQEMDKGVRPLQNILCMKWAMYYGIEINWNILIGFPGETNADYRQQIDLIKLLFHLPPPECVGSLWLERFSPYFQRPEEYGVKITAPGEAYPFVYDHPDIDHMKIAYDFEFETCNQIDPMLKQELFQTAEEWKRRHHSEDLPYLIFTKAMDFVTVYDQRSMESKKIRLEGPRAWAFIYCNEAPKSTGQIRDYFREKTGKDPEDHEVEDAIAYLLEKGLIYGEREKYLNLALPHNPNL, from the coding sequence ATGCCTTTAAAAATAGCTTTAATCAATATGCCCTTCGGGTTCCATATATATCCCTCTATACAGTTGGGAACCCTCTCGACTTTGCTGAAAAAACATGGTTGCGAAGTCAAGAGTCATTATCTGAACCTTCAATTCGCACACCAACTTGGCCTGCCTGTATACAACCAGCTCTGCGAAAAACGATTTCTGGTTGGAGAGTGGTTATTTTCCCACCCACTTTTCGGAGACAATACCAGAAACCAGGATTACATGAACCATTTCGCTCCACATATTGAAGATGTCTGCCAGTCAATTGAGCGCCCGAAAGAATTTTTAGTCGATGTAAAAACCAAAATGGTTCCTGAATTCCTTCAGTGGTCAAGGGATGCATACGACTGGGGTTCCTTTGATGTAGTGGGCTTTTCTTCGACTTTTAATCAAAATATAGCAAGTCTGACCCTTGCTAAATGGATCAAGGAAAAATTTCCTCATCTAAAAATTCTGTTTGGAGGGTCCAACTTTGAATCCGAAATGGGGATGGAATATTTCAGGGCTCTCCCTTGGATTGATTATGTAGTACCTGGAGAAGCAGAAGACGTTTTACCTAAATTGGTCAACTATCTTGAGCAGGGTGATGGCCCTGTTCCGCGAGGTGTGATTCACCGGTGTGAAGGGGAAGTGCTCTATGATGCTCCCGAAGCCATGTTTGGTAATTTTCAAGACTACGCAGCTCCTGATTACGATGATTTTTTCGATCAACTGAGGGAGATTGACCCTCACTCATCCTTATTGGAAAACCCGGTCATTCTATATGAAACCGCTAGAGGTTGTTGGTGGGGAGAGAAACATCACTGTACTTTTTGTGGTTTGAATGCAAGCACCATGAAATTCAGATCCAAACCTATAGAACAGGTACACACTGACCTTACGAAACTTTCAAATAAATACGATTCTTTCCGGTTCAGGTTAGTGGATAACATTTTGGAAATGAAATACATTGATGGAGTCTTTGGTGGATTAGCCGAAAATAACTATGACCTGCATTTCTTTATTGAAGTAAAAAGTAACCTGACCAAAAAACAAATCAAGACCCTGGCCCAAGGTGGAGCAAAAGTTATCCAACCAGGTATTGAAAGCTTTAGCACAAACCAATTGCAGGAAATGGATAAAGGTGTACGACCTTTACAAAATATTCTCTGCATGAAATGGGCCATGTACTACGGCATTGAAATCAACTGGAATATACTTATCGGTTTTCCCGGCGAGACCAATGCCGATTACCGTCAGCAGATTGACCTGATAAAATTACTTTTTCATCTCCCCCCTCCAGAGTGTGTCGGTAGCCTCTGGCTGGAGAGGTTCAGCCCTTACTTTCAAAGACCGGAAGAGTATGGAGTCAAAATTACAGCGCCCGGCGAAGCCTATCCTTTTGTCTATGATCACCCTGACATCGATCATATGAAAATAGCCTACGATTTTGAATTCGAAACCTGCAACCAGATAGACCCCATGTTGAAGCAGGAATTATTTCAAACAGCTGAAGAATGGAAGCGAAGACATCATTCAGAGGATTTGCCTTACTTGATTTTCACAAAAGCAATGGACTTTGTGACTGTTTATGATCAAAGATCAATGGAGTCCAAAAAAATCAGATTAGAAGGGCCACGTGCATGGGCATTTATCTACTGCAATGAAGCACCCAAATCAACGGGACAGATTCGGGACTATTTTCGGGAGAAAACCGGCAAGGATCCAGAGGATCATGAGGTCGAAGATGCTATCGCATACCTTTTGGAGAAAGGTCTTATTTATGGAGAACGTGAAAAGTACCTGAATTTAGCCCTTCCACATAATCCCAATCTTTAA
- the crcB gene encoding fluoride efflux transporter CrcB, giving the protein MSLWLIIGIGGFIGAVLRYWISGWIQGGFITFPVGTLGVNFIGSLLLALIMYASEYKGLFGEEIRVFLTIGVLGSFTTMSTFSFESMKLLEQDQHLLFGANLVGTVTLCLLAVYFGKVLITITGLK; this is encoded by the coding sequence ATGTCACTTTGGTTGATAATTGGAATTGGAGGATTTATCGGGGCGGTTTTGCGTTACTGGATCAGCGGATGGATCCAGGGTGGATTTATCACCTTTCCTGTTGGCACCCTTGGAGTGAACTTTATTGGCAGCCTGCTACTGGCTTTGATTATGTATGCCTCTGAATACAAAGGCCTTTTTGGTGAAGAGATTCGTGTATTCCTGACTATCGGTGTATTAGGTTCGTTCACTACCATGTCCACCTTCAGCTTTGAATCCATGAAGCTTCTGGAACAGGACCAGCATTTACTTTTTGGCGCTAACCTGGTGGGAACTGTCACACTCTGTCTACTTGCCGTTTATTTTGGAAAAGTTTTAATCACTATCACAGGTCTGAAATAA
- a CDS encoding CRTAC1 family protein, with product MTRYTSPIILNQGNVKVHALAQAPRNKHVGKPFTQRLGPQLGITYSNSLTPEIFLDPLFFGRGIASGDFNLDGWTDIAVATNNGFELYQNMNGTHFKKIISGIESLNGKQAINIALVDLNNDGWLDIFLTTFNEGNFVVLNPLPDEGRVRILPVPNEGALLTSASAFADLNQDGFPDIVNGNYYLGVFTRTPVKQAANQWVLNRNLDFELRNLEGIPGQTHSVLFSDINADGHADLMVGNDYRVADTYYFGSAGEGFKKIIHQDKVIPITTQNTMSIDTGDFNNDLIPDIYLANIGMSRGLDVVSNIFGSTMKNAGLDFCDSGKTLLSRATCHRFNQLTTLLNPEKQDITEHCTRLNNPQWIKECMVTRMILVASSRKSPNLCDKILPPFNLNRTYCKKFFQAEHVEISRENEIPMQTQFNLLLSGQKDHTFTDLSRQTDISTAEWSWNARFADLDNDEWQDLYVVNGVPITQEYASNNFFHNQNGKSFTPAQKEFGLDDLDHSSSYTYIDIDRDGDLDIIANTLYGPFKVYTNNNTKGNSVSVQLVDEKGNRFCLGCTVIIRYGKDGERHQMREIKTGGGFHSYDAPVAHFGLGQFETIQQMEVTWSTGETSILKHSFSVNREYIIHRQALEGNQ from the coding sequence ATGACACGTTACACATCGCCCATCATCTTAAACCAGGGCAACGTTAAAGTTCATGCCCTTGCCCAGGCTCCACGCAACAAGCATGTTGGCAAACCGTTCACCCAGAGGTTAGGGCCGCAACTGGGCATTACTTATTCAAATTCCCTGACACCAGAAATTTTTCTTGATCCACTTTTTTTTGGGCGAGGCATTGCCTCTGGCGATTTCAACCTAGATGGGTGGACCGATATAGCAGTCGCCACCAATAATGGTTTCGAACTCTACCAGAACATGAACGGAACACACTTCAAAAAAATAATCAGTGGTATCGAGTCTTTAAATGGCAAGCAGGCCATTAACATTGCCCTGGTGGATTTAAACAATGATGGCTGGCTTGATATTTTCCTGACTACTTTTAATGAAGGAAACTTTGTGGTGCTCAATCCATTACCTGATGAGGGTCGTGTACGTATTCTTCCCGTTCCCAATGAAGGAGCCTTGCTGACCAGCGCATCGGCCTTTGCCGACCTGAACCAGGATGGTTTTCCCGACATCGTTAACGGCAATTATTATTTGGGAGTGTTCACCCGCACACCCGTCAAACAAGCGGCCAATCAATGGGTTCTCAATCGCAATCTGGATTTTGAGTTACGCAACCTTGAAGGGATTCCCGGGCAAACCCACAGCGTTCTTTTTTCAGACATCAACGCCGATGGGCATGCAGATCTAATGGTTGGCAACGACTACAGGGTCGCGGATACTTATTACTTTGGTTCCGCCGGTGAAGGGTTCAAGAAAATAATACATCAAGATAAAGTAATCCCCATTACAACACAGAACACCATGAGCATTGATACGGGGGATTTTAATAACGACCTGATCCCCGATATTTATCTCGCCAATATAGGAATGTCACGTGGACTGGATGTAGTCTCCAATATCTTTGGATCAACAATGAAAAACGCAGGATTGGATTTTTGTGATTCCGGAAAAACCCTGCTCAGTCGGGCGACCTGCCACCGGTTCAACCAGCTCACCACTTTACTAAACCCCGAGAAGCAGGACATCACCGAGCATTGCACCAGGTTGAATAATCCGCAATGGATAAAAGAATGTATGGTCACACGTATGATCCTGGTTGCTTCGAGCCGGAAGTCTCCCAATCTTTGCGATAAGATTTTACCGCCCTTTAATCTGAACCGGACTTATTGCAAAAAGTTTTTTCAAGCAGAGCATGTTGAAATTTCAAGGGAAAATGAAATACCCATGCAAACCCAGTTTAACCTGCTGTTATCCGGGCAAAAGGACCACACTTTTACAGATCTATCCAGGCAAACTGATATCTCCACCGCTGAATGGAGTTGGAATGCACGATTTGCCGATCTGGACAACGATGAATGGCAAGACCTCTATGTTGTCAACGGTGTTCCCATCACCCAGGAGTATGCTTCGAACAATTTTTTTCACAACCAGAATGGCAAATCTTTTACCCCTGCCCAGAAAGAGTTTGGCCTGGATGATCTCGACCACAGCTCTTCCTACACTTACATTGATATAGACCGGGATGGAGATTTGGATATTATCGCAAACACTTTATATGGTCCCTTCAAGGTCTATACAAATAACAATACAAAAGGAAACAGTGTTAGCGTCCAGCTGGTTGATGAAAAAGGCAACCGGTTTTGCCTGGGATGCACCGTCATCATCCGTTATGGAAAAGATGGCGAACGCCACCAGATGCGGGAAATTAAAACAGGAGGTGGATTCCATTCCTACGATGCTCCGGTCGCCCATTTTGGGTTGGGACAATTTGAAACCATCCAGCAAATGGAAGTTACTTGGTCAACGGGAGAAACCTCGATCCTGAAACACAGTTTTTCTGTAAACCGCGAATATATCATCCATCGTCAAGCCCTGGAGGGCAACCAGTAA
- a CDS encoding TVP38/TMEM64 family protein yields MMKKIVAGLCVMIVGVSLYYFLGDLLSLSWLRENQGLLENYYQSNGLSMMAGFVALFLVIGLFQLPGATLLSVFSGVLFGLPIGPLLVSLGSTLGAVLAFFAARYILRDWVENKFGERLQPIQEGLCENDIHYMLVLRLVPLFPFFLVNIAMGVSSISWEVFMVGTLLGKLPATWIYANAGSHLVSLKSISDITSPGVISALTLLGLLAMTPVIYKQMNKHKKAGR; encoded by the coding sequence ATGATGAAAAAGATAGTGGCAGGATTATGTGTAATGATTGTTGGAGTCAGCCTGTATTATTTTCTTGGCGACTTATTGAGTTTGAGCTGGCTCAGGGAAAACCAGGGCCTTTTGGAAAATTATTATCAGTCTAATGGCTTGTCTATGATGGCTGGTTTTGTTGCTCTGTTCCTGGTGATCGGATTGTTTCAACTACCCGGAGCGACTCTTCTCAGTGTTTTTTCAGGAGTATTGTTTGGCCTGCCAATTGGTCCTTTATTGGTGAGTCTGGGTTCGACCCTGGGTGCGGTGTTGGCTTTCTTTGCAGCCCGATATATTCTCAGGGACTGGGTGGAAAACAAATTTGGTGAAAGGCTGCAGCCAATTCAAGAAGGTCTGTGCGAGAATGATATCCATTATATGCTGGTGTTGAGGCTGGTTCCCCTCTTCCCTTTTTTTCTCGTCAATATCGCTATGGGAGTTAGCTCGATATCCTGGGAAGTTTTTATGGTGGGAACATTATTAGGAAAACTTCCCGCTACATGGATCTACGCAAATGCCGGAAGTCACCTGGTCAGCCTGAAATCTATTTCTGACATCACTTCACCGGGGGTGATAAGCGCCTTAACCCTGCTAGGGTTATTGGCCATGACACCGGTTATTTATAAGCAGATGAATAAACATAAAAAAGCTGGTCGATGA
- a CDS encoding cold-shock protein has translation MAQGKVKWFNESKGYGFIESDDGEDCFVHFSEIQSEGFKTLHEGQAVEFEKTMGQKGPQASKVVPK, from the coding sequence ATGGCTCAAGGAAAAGTAAAGTGGTTTAACGAAAGTAAAGGTTATGGTTTTATCGAGTCCGATGATGGTGAAGATTGTTTTGTTCACTTTTCAGAGATTCAAAGTGAAGGCTTCAAAACCCTCCATGAAGGACAAGCTGTGGAATTCGAAAAAACCATGGGCCAAAAAGGACCACAAGCCTCAAAAGTTGTCCCCAAGTAA
- a CDS encoding glutamine--tRNA ligase/YqeY domain fusion protein, with protein GKCNLRFDDTNPIKEEEEYVKSIMEDVRWLGFDWEDRLYYSSEYFNQLYEYAIRLIKKGKAYVDSLNPDQIREFRGTLTEPGQNSPHRDRSVEENLNLFEKMRAGEFEEGEVVLRAKIDMASGNLNMRDPVLYRVLKATHHRTGNKWCIYPMYDFAHGQSDSLEQITHSICTLEFEDHRPLYDWFLNELDIYRPQQIEFARLNLSYTVLSKRKLLQLVKEHHVSGWDDPRMPTLSGMRRRGYPPEAIRDFCERIGVAKSNSTIDFALLEHCVREDLNKTSPRVMAVVRPLKVVIENYPEDQVEELTAENNPEDPDAGSRKIPFSRVLYIEQDDFMEDPPKKYFRLAPGREVRLKHAYIIKCERVVKDENTGEVLELRCSYDPETKSGSSMEGRKVKGTLHWLSAAHAEPAEVRLYSHLFINENPADEKQCPELAASVNPDSLEIAQGFIEPFLKDAAGGDRFQFLRLGYFSVDAVSSSPGKPVFNRTVTLRDTWAKIAKKGS; from the coding sequence CAGGGAAATGTAATCTTCGATTCGATGATACCAACCCCATCAAGGAAGAGGAAGAATATGTAAAGTCCATTATGGAAGATGTGCGGTGGCTGGGTTTTGACTGGGAGGATCGGTTGTATTATTCCTCCGAATACTTTAACCAGCTTTACGAATATGCAATACGGTTGATAAAAAAAGGTAAAGCATATGTGGATTCTCTGAATCCGGATCAAATTCGTGAATTCCGGGGTACGCTCACTGAGCCGGGGCAGAACAGTCCGCACCGAGACAGGTCGGTGGAAGAGAACCTGAACTTGTTCGAGAAGATGCGTGCCGGAGAATTTGAGGAAGGTGAAGTCGTATTGAGAGCTAAAATTGATATGGCTTCAGGAAACCTGAATATGCGCGATCCCGTTCTGTACCGGGTTTTAAAGGCAACGCATCACAGAACAGGAAACAAATGGTGTATTTACCCCATGTATGATTTTGCTCACGGTCAATCGGACTCGCTGGAGCAAATCACCCACTCAATTTGTACTCTGGAATTTGAAGATCACCGTCCTCTTTATGACTGGTTCCTCAATGAGCTAGATATTTATCGTCCTCAACAAATAGAATTTGCACGGCTTAACCTGAGTTATACAGTGTTGAGCAAACGCAAGCTATTACAGTTGGTAAAGGAGCACCATGTTAGCGGATGGGACGACCCGCGTATGCCCACGTTGTCAGGAATGCGCCGCAGGGGGTATCCTCCCGAGGCGATTCGTGATTTTTGTGAGCGGATTGGGGTCGCTAAAAGTAACAGCACGATAGACTTTGCATTGTTGGAACATTGTGTCCGGGAAGATTTAAACAAAACTTCGCCACGAGTGATGGCGGTGGTCAGACCTCTGAAAGTGGTGATTGAGAATTATCCGGAAGATCAGGTGGAAGAACTCACCGCTGAGAATAATCCTGAAGACCCCGATGCCGGATCGCGCAAAATTCCTTTTTCCCGGGTTCTATACATTGAGCAGGATGACTTTATGGAAGATCCTCCCAAAAAATATTTCAGACTTGCTCCCGGAAGAGAAGTGCGTTTGAAGCATGCTTACATCATCAAATGTGAGCGGGTGGTCAAGGATGAAAATACAGGAGAGGTGCTGGAACTGCGCTGCAGTTATGATCCGGAAACAAAAAGTGGCTCTTCCATGGAAGGCAGGAAAGTAAAAGGTACACTGCATTGGCTCTCAGCCGCCCATGCTGAGCCGGCTGAAGTGAGGTTATACAGCCATCTTTTTATTAATGAAAACCCCGCAGACGAAAAACAATGCCCTGAATTGGCGGCAAGTGTGAACCCTGATTCTCTGGAAATTGCTCAAGGATTTATTGAACCCTTTTTAAAGGATGCGGCAGGGGGTGACCGGTTTCAGTTTTTAAGGCTTGGTTATTTTTCTGTGGATGCTGTGAGTTCTTCTCCTGGAAAACCGGTTTTTAATCGGACTGTAACCCTGCGTGATACCTGGGCAAAAATAGCGAAAAAAGGGAGTTGA
- the dnaN gene encoding DNA polymerase III subunit beta — protein sequence MEVRISRDVLLNGVHKVQGIVEPKGAMPILSHLHLSADKDSICIRATDLEIGTLGHYEANVSAPGAVTLNARKLFDIIRELPDEEIYLKKEENNWITLKCGKSKFRLPGLPPEDFPPLPEYSDKPLLEFDSKILKEMIRKTFFAVSPDETRQALNGLLLEAEGDSANLVGTDGHRLAMISRPVKSNASKGEVLSFLLPKKALSELLKLMEDEGATFGFSSQDNHLAFICGQQVIVSRKIDGKFPNYRQVIPSDNQLKAKAERDGLTHALKRVALLADEKSKMVRFEIQKGNLTLVSDNTDLGAAHEEMPIEYEGEEVSIGLNAKYVLEILNVVEGDSVTLNLKDQNHSCLFTVTDDDQYKSIVMPMRL from the coding sequence ATGGAAGTCAGGATAAGTCGTGATGTCCTTCTGAACGGTGTTCATAAAGTTCAGGGGATTGTTGAGCCGAAAGGGGCGATGCCCATTCTTTCTCATTTGCATCTTTCGGCTGATAAAGACAGCATTTGCATTCGTGCCACAGATTTGGAAATAGGAACTCTGGGTCATTATGAGGCGAATGTAAGCGCTCCCGGTGCCGTGACTCTCAACGCGAGAAAGCTTTTCGATATTATCCGGGAGCTTCCTGACGAAGAAATCTATCTGAAAAAGGAAGAGAATAACTGGATTACCTTAAAATGCGGAAAATCAAAATTTCGTTTGCCTGGCCTTCCCCCTGAAGACTTCCCCCCATTGCCTGAATACAGTGATAAGCCGTTACTGGAGTTTGACAGCAAAATTTTAAAGGAAATGATTCGAAAAACTTTTTTTGCTGTTTCTCCCGACGAAACACGGCAGGCGTTAAATGGCTTGTTGCTGGAAGCTGAAGGTGATAGCGCGAATCTGGTGGGCACTGACGGTCACCGATTGGCAATGATTTCACGACCGGTTAAATCTAACGCTTCAAAGGGCGAAGTCTTGAGTTTCCTGTTGCCCAAGAAAGCTTTATCTGAGTTATTAAAACTGATGGAAGACGAAGGTGCGACATTTGGATTTTCATCACAGGATAATCACTTGGCATTTATCTGTGGTCAGCAGGTGATTGTATCCCGAAAAATAGATGGAAAATTTCCTAATTATCGTCAGGTAATTCCTTCAGATAACCAATTGAAAGCCAAAGCTGAGAGGGATGGATTGACCCATGCCTTAAAACGAGTGGCCCTGCTGGCAGATGAAAAGTCTAAAATGGTGCGCTTTGAAATTCAGAAAGGAAACCTGACTCTGGTTTCTGATAATACAGATTTAGGAGCCGCCCACGAGGAAATGCCCATTGAGTACGAGGGTGAAGAAGTCTCCATCGGTCTTAACGCAAAATATGTTCTGGAAATCCTTAATGTCGTTGAGGGTGATTCAGTGACCCTGAATCTGAAAGATCAAAACCACTCCTGCCTTTTTACCGTTACCGATGACGATCAGTATAAAAGCATCGTTATGCCCATGCGTCTGTAA
- a CDS encoding glutamine--tRNA ligase (catalyzes a two-step reaction, first charging a glutamine molecule by linking its carboxyl group to the alpha-phosphate of ATP, followed by transfer of the aminoacyl-adenylate to its tRNA), with translation MHTEDSESSSNFIQNIIEEDLKTQKYDGRVHTRFPPEPNGYLHIGHAKSICLNFGLASQYSGKCNLRFDDTNPIKEEEEYVKSIMEDVRWLGFDWEDRLYYSS, from the coding sequence TTGCATACAGAAGATTCAGAGTCCTCGAGCAATTTTATACAAAATATCATTGAGGAAGATTTAAAGACACAGAAGTATGATGGCAGGGTTCATACACGCTTCCCTCCTGAACCTAATGGTTATCTCCATATTGGCCATGCCAAGTCTATTTGCCTGAATTTTGGACTGGCTTCGCAATACTCAGGGAAATGTAATCTTCGATTCGATGATACCAACCCCATCAAGGAAGAGGAAGAATATGTAAAGTCCATTATGGAAGATGTGCGGTGGCTGGGTTTTGACTGGGAGGATCGGTTGTATTATTCCTC